Proteins from a single region of Palaemon carinicauda isolate YSFRI2023 chromosome 1, ASM3689809v2, whole genome shotgun sequence:
- the LOC137656914 gene encoding uncharacterized protein isoform X8: protein MLHHLNLKGSTSRFEERSSICRVLMLHHPKGSTSKDMRKEKKLLESVMLHHLNGSTSKESRDEKPRLWSTPKEALQKI, encoded by the exons ATGCTGCATCACCTCAACCTCAAAGGAAGCACTTCAAGATTCGAAGAGAGAAGCAGCATATGTAGAG TGTTAATGCTGCATCACCCCAAAGGAAGCACTTCAAAagatatgaggaaagagaagaagctTTTGGAGAG TGTTATGCTGCATCACCTCAACGGAAGCACTTCAAAAGAATCAAGGGATGAGAAGCCGCGTTTGTGGAG CACCCCAAAGGAAGCACTTCAAAagatatga
- the LOC137656914 gene encoding uncharacterized protein isoform X3, whose protein sequence is MVPAKKVELLWYHQEIEVSLYVSYFVWSHQETDLSLYVKCGITEDMSKLEFAVCVEKSCGDTSQEGLEIFHFERKDLVMGVLMLQLIKGSIAQKI, encoded by the exons ATGGTTCCAGCGAAGAAAGTGG AGTTACTTTGGTACCATCAAGAAATAGAAGTTTCTCTATATGTG AGTTACTTTGTCTGGTCCCATCAAGAAACTGATCTTTCTCTTTATGTG AAGTGTGGGATTACAGAAGATATGTCGAAGTTAGAATTTGCAGTTTGTGTTGAGAAGAG TTGTGGTGATACATCACAGGAAGgacttgaaatttttcattttgaaagaaaAGATCTTGTTATGGGAG TGTTGATGCTACAACTGATCAAAGGAAGCATTGCTCaaaagatttga
- the LOC137656914 gene encoding uncharacterized protein isoform X7, whose product MLHHLNLKGSTSRFEERSSICRVLMLQHPKGSTSKDMRKEKKLLESVMLHHLNGSTSKESRDEKPRLWSTPKEALQKI is encoded by the exons ATGCTGCATCACCTCAACCTCAAAGGAAGCACTTCAAGATTCGAAGAGAGAAGCAGCATATGTAGAG TGTTAATGCTGCAGCACCCCAAAGGAAGCACTTCAAAagatatgaggaaagagaagaagctTTTGGAGAG TGTTATGCTGCATCACCTCAACGGAAGCACTTCAAAAGAATCAAGGGATGAGAAGCCGCGTTTGTGGAG CACCCCAAAGGAAGCACTTCAAAagatatga
- the LOC137656914 gene encoding uncharacterized protein isoform X4 codes for MLHHLNLKGSTSRFEERSSICRVLMLQHPKGSTSKDMRKEKKLLESVNAAAPQRKHFKRYEEREEAFGECYAASPQRKHFKRIKG; via the exons ATGCTGCATCACCTCAACCTCAAAGGAAGCACTTCAAGATTCGAAGAGAGAAGCAGCATATGTAGAG TGTTAATGCTGCAGCACCCCAAAGGAAGCACTTCAAAagatatgaggaaagagaagaagctTTTGGAGAG tGTTAATGCTGCAGCACCCCAAAGGAAGCACTTCAAAagatatgaggaaagagaagaagctTTTGGAGAG TGTTATGCTGCATCACCTCAACGGAAGCACTTCAAAAGAATCAAGGGATGA
- the LOC137656914 gene encoding uncharacterized protein isoform X5 produces MLHHLNLKGSTSRFEERSSICRVLMLHHPKGSTSKDMRKEKKLLESVNAAAPQRKHFKRYEEREEAFGECYAASPQRKHFKRIKG; encoded by the exons ATGCTGCATCACCTCAACCTCAAAGGAAGCACTTCAAGATTCGAAGAGAGAAGCAGCATATGTAGAG TGTTAATGCTGCATCACCCCAAAGGAAGCACTTCAAAagatatgaggaaagagaagaagctTTTGGAGAG tGTTAATGCTGCAGCACCCCAAAGGAAGCACTTCAAAagatatgaggaaagagaagaagctTTTGGAGAG TGTTATGCTGCATCACCTCAACGGAAGCACTTCAAAAGAATCAAGGGATGA
- the RpL13A gene encoding large ribosomal subunit protein uL13 has translation MPRRLEKAIVIDGRGHLHGRLAALVAKSLLLGQQIVVVRCESIVLSGSFFRNKLNYLSFLKKRCNVNPKRGPFHHRSPAKIFQRSVRGMLPIKTPRGMKALKNLRSYEGIPRPYDHVARQVVPDALRINRLKPGRKFCYLGRLSHEVGWNYQKVVATLETRRKVKDLISLRKKQKLQDMKKAATKQVAKGIAKYDKVIVSYGCNL, from the exons gcAATTGTCATAGACGGGAGGGGCCATCTCCATGGTCGCCTTGCTGCTCTTGTAGCCAAAAGTCTCCTGCTGGGTCAGCAGATTGTTGTTGTAAG atGTGAAAGTATCGTGCTTTCCGGATCATTCTTCCGGAACAAACTAAACTACTTGTCATTCCTCAAAAAGAGATGTAATGTGAACCCCAAGCGTGGTCCATTCCACCACCGTTCTCCTGCCAAGATTTTCCAGAGATCAGTAAGAG GAATGTTACCCATCAAAACCCCTCGTGGAATGAAGGCACTGAAGAACCTAAGATCCTACGAAGGTATCCCCAGACCATATGACCACGTAGCACGTCAAGTTGTCCCTGATGCTCTGAGAATAAACCGCCTTAAACCTGGCCGTAag ttctgttaTCTGGGAAGACTGTCTCATGAAGTTGGCTGGAATTACCAAAAGGTGGTTGCTACCCTAGAGACCCGCAGAAAAGTCAAAGACCTCATTTCCCTGAGAAAGAAACAAAAGTTACAG gatATGAAGAAAGCAGCAACCAAGCAAGTGGCTAAGGGTATTGCAAAATATGATAAGGTCATTGTTAGCTATGGATGTAACCTGTAA
- the LOC137656914 gene encoding uncharacterized protein isoform X1 → MLHHLNLKGSTSRFEERSSICRVLMLHHPKGSTSKDMRKEKKLLESVMLHHLNGSTSKESRDEKPRLWSVNAAAPQRKHFKRYEEREEAFGECYAASPQRKHFKRIKG, encoded by the exons ATGCTGCATCACCTCAACCTCAAAGGAAGCACTTCAAGATTCGAAGAGAGAAGCAGCATATGTAGAG TGTTAATGCTGCATCACCCCAAAGGAAGCACTTCAAAagatatgaggaaagagaagaagctTTTGGAGAG TGTTATGCTGCATCACCTCAACGGAAGCACTTCAAAAGAATCAAGGGATGAGAAGCCGCGTTTGTGGAG tGTTAATGCTGCAGCACCCCAAAGGAAGCACTTCAAAagatatgaggaaagagaagaagctTTTGGAGAG TGTTATGCTGCATCACCTCAACGGAAGCACTTCAAAAGAATCAAGGGATGA
- the LOC137656914 gene encoding uncharacterized protein isoform X2, producing MLHHLNLKGSTSRFEERSSICRVLMLQHPKGSTSKDMRKEKKLLESVMLHHLNGSTSKESRDEKPRLWSVNAAAPQRKHFKRYEEREEAFGECYAASPQRKHFKRIKG from the exons ATGCTGCATCACCTCAACCTCAAAGGAAGCACTTCAAGATTCGAAGAGAGAAGCAGCATATGTAGAG TGTTAATGCTGCAGCACCCCAAAGGAAGCACTTCAAAagatatgaggaaagagaagaagctTTTGGAGAG TGTTATGCTGCATCACCTCAACGGAAGCACTTCAAAAGAATCAAGGGATGAGAAGCCGCGTTTGTGGAG tGTTAATGCTGCAGCACCCCAAAGGAAGCACTTCAAAagatatgaggaaagagaagaagctTTTGGAGAG TGTTATGCTGCATCACCTCAACGGAAGCACTTCAAAAGAATCAAGGGATGA
- the LOC137656914 gene encoding uncharacterized protein isoform X6, translating to MLHHPKGSTSKDMRKEKKLLESVMLHHLNGSTSKESRDEKPRLWSVNAAAPQRKHFKRYEEREEAFGECYAASPQRKHFKRIKG from the exons ATGCTGCATCACCCCAAAGGAAGCACTTCAAAagatatgaggaaagagaagaagctTTTGGAGAG TGTTATGCTGCATCACCTCAACGGAAGCACTTCAAAAGAATCAAGGGATGAGAAGCCGCGTTTGTGGAG tGTTAATGCTGCAGCACCCCAAAGGAAGCACTTCAAAagatatgaggaaagagaagaagctTTTGGAGAG TGTTATGCTGCATCACCTCAACGGAAGCACTTCAAAAGAATCAAGGGATGA